The following proteins are co-located in the Nocardia bhagyanarayanae genome:
- a CDS encoding h domain protein, with translation MSGTRGLIVAGAAGAVALAAVIVMAINGFGYWSDRQDEQARQDAVTAADRAVSAMFSYDFASVDTELPKAADNLSADFREDYLKLITQAIAPGAKEKQLTVKATTQASGVVSADRDHAVVLLYLNQVTTSKESPQGTTTGSRVRVTLDKTDDRWLVDAVTPI, from the coding sequence ATGAGTGGAACACGGGGTTTGATCGTGGCGGGCGCCGCAGGCGCGGTAGCGCTCGCGGCGGTGATCGTCATGGCGATCAATGGATTCGGGTACTGGTCGGACCGGCAGGACGAGCAGGCGCGGCAGGACGCGGTCACCGCGGCCGACCGAGCCGTCTCGGCCATGTTCAGCTACGACTTCGCCAGCGTGGACACCGAACTGCCGAAGGCCGCGGACAACCTGTCCGCCGACTTCCGCGAGGATTACCTGAAGCTGATCACCCAGGCCATCGCGCCGGGCGCCAAGGAGAAGCAGCTCACCGTCAAGGCCACCACCCAGGCGAGCGGCGTGGTCTCCGCCGACCGCGACCACGCGGTGGTGCTGCTGTACCTGAACCAGGTGACCACCAGCAAGGAGTCGCCGCAGGGCACCACCACCGGCAGCCGGGTGCGGGTCACGCTGGACAAGACCGACGACCGCTGGCTCGTGGACGCGGTGACGCCGATCTAG